The region CATTCTCACCCTTTTCCTCCTTATCCTCTCCGCAATCTTCTCCGGTTCTGAAGCCGCGCTCTTCTCCTTGCACCCCTGGCAGCTTGAAAAAATCCCCCAGGCAAAAAAACTCCTTGCCCAATCCCAGCGTCTCCTTGCCACCCTCCTTTTGGGCAACCTCCTTGTCAACACCAGCGCCACCGCCATCTTTACCCTGTTGCTCTTAAATCTGAGTCGCCAACTGGGCATTCTCCCAAAAACCATCCTTGGGCTGGGCGGTATCTTGATGACCATTACCCTGTTAATCTTCGGTGAGGTTGGACCCAAGGTCTTTGCCAACCGCAACCCGAAAGGTTTTACCCGCTTCAGTGCGCCGTTCGTCAGTGTGGTCCAGTGGCTCCTTTTTCCCCTCACCCTACTTCTGGAAAGGCTCCATTCACCCCTTACCTTTATCCCCAAGGAGTCGCCCCAACTCACCGATGAGGAACTGGAGACAATGATTGCGGTGGGCAGGGAGCAGGGTATTCTCCTCCCTGGAGAGGAGGAGATCCTGCGGAACCTGATTGATCTGGACAGACGCACGGTTTCCGAGGTGATGACCCCGCGCAGCAACATCGTAGCAATTCCGGAAAACACCACAATCGGTGATGCGCTCCTTCTCTGCCGTCACTCCGGTTTCTCGCGGATTCCGGTCTATTCAGACAACCTCGAACATATCACCGGCATCCTTCATCTTA is a window of candidate division WOR-3 bacterium DNA encoding:
- a CDS encoding hemolysin family protein, which produces MPLLIILTLFLLILSAIFSGSEAALFSLHPWQLEKIPQAKKLLAQSQRLLATLLLGNLLVNTSATAIFTLLLLNLSRQLGILPKTILGLGGILMTITLLIFGEVGPKVFANRNPKGFTRFSAPFVSVVQWLLFPLTLLLERLHSPLTFIPKESPQLTDEELETMIAVGREQGILLPGEEEILRNLIDLDRRTVSEVMTPRSNIVAIPENTTIGDALLLCRHSGFSRIPVYSDNLEHITGILHLKELLTAPDPSLLVTTIARKPYFVPEVKRLTPLLDELRRKNSHIAIVVDEFGQTAGLVTLEDILEAIFGEISDEFDFADELPYQELGEGVYLVDGEIDIATLNRLFNNAFQKIPHERLSAFIHDQLGRLPRAGDRINLAGLKITIQQVTERKLAKVLIQKTPGGKNTPGTE